In Synechococcus sp. KORDI-100, a single window of DNA contains:
- a CDS encoding HpsJ family protein: protein MTATDTGRMANGRLAPVLRWLGLTMVVVLLLQMAAVLTGIDWSDETRRPQVIGPLVAIAPMGFMGLLIALIGSRLDLPEQRATPLRWIVCVLSAVLAIGMLAAVPLSLSSDGSEGPAAQRIDQGRKALEEARTIREDDKQVAAIGEQLAEAGQLAADATAEDKKRAAEQMIDLQITQMDEQLKSLETQQSRADNQRLIGGTGSAVVLAIAFVLLALCAVL from the coding sequence GTGACCGCAACCGATACGGGACGCATGGCAAACGGACGTTTGGCTCCGGTGCTCCGCTGGCTCGGCCTCACCATGGTGGTGGTACTTCTGCTTCAGATGGCCGCCGTGCTCACGGGGATTGACTGGAGCGATGAAACCCGACGCCCGCAGGTGATCGGACCACTGGTGGCGATTGCGCCCATGGGCTTCATGGGGCTTCTGATCGCTCTGATCGGTTCCCGCTTGGATCTCCCGGAGCAGCGGGCGACGCCACTGCGTTGGATCGTTTGTGTGCTGTCTGCGGTTCTTGCGATCGGCATGTTGGCGGCTGTCCCCCTGTCTCTCTCCTCTGATGGATCGGAGGGTCCTGCAGCACAGCGGATCGACCAGGGCCGCAAAGCCCTTGAAGAAGCTCGAACCATCCGTGAGGACGACAAACAGGTTGCGGCGATCGGGGAGCAACTGGCTGAGGCCGGTCAGCTCGCGGCGGATGCCACAGCCGAAGACAAAAAACGTGCTGCAGAGCAGATGATCGATCTGCAGATCACTCAGATGGATGAGCAGCTCAAATCGCTGGAGACCCAGCAGAGTCGGGCTGACAACCAGCGTCTGATCGGCGGGACAGGAAGTGCTGTGGTGCTGGCGATTGCCTTCGTTCTGCTCGCCCTTTGCGCCGTTCTCTGA
- a CDS encoding DUF502 domain-containing protein, whose translation MVQSTPRPDLPLTARLQQDLKNDLIAGLLVVIPLATTIWLSTIVSRFVLAFLTSIPKQFNPFITLNPLLQDLINLALGLTVPLMGILLIGLMARNIVGRWLLEFGEGTLSRIPLAGSVYKTLKQLLETVLRDNTSRFRRVVLVEYPREGLFSVGFVTGQVGPSLQSDLNDPLLSVFIPTAPNPTTGWYTLVPEQSVRELDISVEEAFRTIISAGIVNPDEREAPVNRSFSSLIAQLRSSVSSTT comes from the coding sequence TTGGTCCAGTCCACTCCCAGACCTGATCTGCCGCTGACGGCGAGGCTTCAGCAGGATCTCAAGAACGATCTGATCGCAGGCTTGCTGGTGGTGATTCCACTGGCAACCACGATCTGGCTGTCGACCATCGTCAGTCGGTTCGTTCTGGCGTTTCTGACGTCGATCCCCAAGCAGTTCAATCCATTCATCACCCTGAATCCTCTGCTTCAGGATCTGATCAACCTGGCTTTGGGGCTGACGGTTCCGCTGATGGGGATCCTTCTGATCGGGTTGATGGCTCGCAACATCGTCGGACGCTGGTTGCTGGAGTTCGGCGAAGGCACGTTGAGTCGGATTCCCCTTGCCGGGTCGGTTTACAAAACCCTCAAGCAGTTGCTGGAGACCGTTCTGCGCGACAACACCAGTCGATTCAGACGCGTCGTGCTTGTGGAATATCCCCGGGAAGGTCTGTTCAGCGTTGGTTTTGTCACCGGTCAGGTGGGTCCCTCCCTGCAATCCGATCTCAACGACCCCCTCCTCAGCGTGTTCATTCCGACAGCACCAAACCCAACGACCGGTTGGTACACCTTGGTTCCGGAGCAGTCCGTCAGGGAACTCGATATTTCTGTTGAGGAAGCCTTCCGCACGATCATCTCCGCCGGCATCGTCAATCCCGATGAACGGGAGGCGCCGGTGAATCGCAGCTTCTCCAGCCTGATCGCCCAGCTGCGTTCCTCCGTCTCCTCAACAACCTGA
- the nusB gene encoding transcription antitermination factor NusB, producing MQSRSLSRELALLLLGQVTDQSKPADRHPTMENLLQKALDSLMQHWRESLDGSAAELEQAQQALLDSELEEGGGSTLETARSHLRASLSASEQVLNGLSASMELPRLLLLGDQDQIRRSALKRVQLVLEQRSSIDTRLDSVMEGWRFSRLPRIDRDILRLAVVDLIDLSIPAPVAFNEAVELANRYSDEQGRRMINGVLRRFHDAAAISPA from the coding sequence ATGCAATCCAGATCGTTGTCCCGTGAGCTGGCGTTGTTGCTCCTCGGCCAGGTGACTGACCAGAGCAAACCAGCTGACCGGCATCCAACGATGGAGAACCTGCTTCAAAAAGCTCTCGACAGCCTGATGCAGCACTGGCGGGAATCACTGGATGGCAGCGCCGCTGAACTTGAGCAAGCGCAGCAGGCTCTTCTGGATAGTGAACTTGAGGAGGGTGGTGGATCAACCCTCGAAACGGCCCGGTCCCATCTGCGTGCATCCCTGAGTGCTTCGGAACAGGTCCTCAATGGTCTCTCCGCCAGCATGGAGTTGCCCCGGTTGCTTCTGCTGGGTGATCAAGATCAGATCCGCCGTTCCGCTCTGAAGCGGGTGCAACTGGTTCTGGAACAACGATCCAGCATTGATACGCGCCTCGACTCGGTGATGGAGGGATGGCGTTTCTCCCGATTGCCGCGGATCGACCGAGACATCCTGCGACTGGCTGTGGTCGATTTGATCGATCTGTCCATACCGGCACCGGTCGCGTTCAATGAGGCGGTGGAACTTGCCAATCGCTACAGCGATGAGCAGGGACGTCGCATGATCAATGGCGTCCTCAGACGTTTCCACGACGCTGCAGCGATCTCTCCGGCCTGA
- the ftsY gene encoding signal recognition particle-docking protein FtsY, with protein sequence MVFDWFQRGSDQPGEPQPTPSPQPKSETPTDPSPEPASEPSPETSTDAVPTPTPSPSPEDEALVWAREAYARLKAQQQAAASAPVQEPSPQPAPEASSEPEPTPEPTPPLTDVASPEASAEPAALTSEPTSEPEPSPEASSKPESTPEPGPEPTPEPTAPALSFLEQAAAQRQLRQQEQEARAAELPPPTPTVAPASTSAVDKSNEPTLGAFDEEFTWSAEVLAAQGRRADQVSLEEIDWLSRLRRGLEKTRQGFVTGLLENLGDDPLTPEVLDDLETLLLRADAGVQATDQVLDALRQRMNQEVVDPAEGIRFLKEQLRGLLEEPIRSSGVDLLAPERGRLNIWLMVGVNGVGKTTTLGKIANLAVRSGYSALIAAADTFRAAAVQQLQVWGDRSDVTVVSNPSDNADPAAVVFDAIGAARSRQADLLLVDTAGRLQTKHNLMEELQKVRKIIDRLAPESKVESLLVLDASQGQNGLRQAMAFAKAAGLTGVVITKLDGTARGGVALAVSSEAGLPIRFIGAGEGIRDLRPFNSFEFVEALLAGR encoded by the coding sequence ATGGTTTTCGATTGGTTTCAGCGCGGTTCGGATCAGCCAGGGGAACCGCAGCCCACACCTTCACCACAACCCAAATCGGAGACTCCAACGGATCCATCTCCGGAACCGGCATCTGAGCCTTCTCCCGAAACATCAACAGACGCCGTCCCGACACCCACACCAAGTCCCTCGCCTGAGGATGAAGCCCTGGTCTGGGCTCGAGAGGCCTACGCCCGACTCAAGGCACAACAGCAAGCCGCGGCGTCCGCCCCTGTTCAGGAGCCTTCTCCTCAACCAGCTCCAGAAGCATCTTCGGAGCCTGAACCGACCCCCGAACCCACGCCTCCCCTGACCGATGTCGCTTCACCTGAGGCGTCTGCAGAACCTGCTGCGCTGACTTCAGAACCGACTTCAGAGCCTGAACCGAGTCCGGAAGCATCTTCGAAGCCTGAATCGACCCCTGAGCCCGGTCCGGAACCGACCCCGGAACCCACGGCGCCAGCCCTCTCCTTTCTGGAGCAGGCCGCGGCCCAGCGTCAGCTGCGCCAGCAGGAACAGGAGGCTCGTGCTGCGGAGTTACCACCGCCCACGCCAACGGTGGCTCCAGCCTCCACCTCAGCGGTTGACAAGTCGAACGAACCGACTCTCGGTGCTTTTGATGAGGAGTTCACCTGGTCGGCAGAGGTTCTTGCAGCGCAGGGACGTCGTGCGGATCAGGTCTCGCTTGAGGAGATCGACTGGCTGAGCAGGCTCCGCCGTGGTCTCGAAAAGACCCGCCAGGGCTTCGTCACCGGTTTGCTTGAGAACCTTGGAGATGATCCGCTCACCCCTGAGGTTCTCGATGACCTGGAGACCTTGCTGCTGCGTGCAGATGCCGGTGTCCAGGCCACTGACCAGGTGCTGGATGCGCTGCGTCAGCGGATGAATCAGGAGGTGGTGGATCCCGCCGAAGGCATTCGTTTTCTCAAAGAACAGCTCCGTGGTCTTCTCGAGGAGCCGATCCGCAGCAGTGGAGTTGATCTGCTGGCGCCTGAACGCGGTCGTCTCAACATCTGGCTGATGGTGGGCGTCAATGGCGTTGGTAAGACCACAACCCTCGGGAAGATCGCCAATCTGGCTGTCCGCAGTGGCTACTCAGCTCTCATCGCTGCCGCGGACACCTTTCGGGCCGCGGCGGTTCAGCAATTGCAGGTCTGGGGAGATCGCAGCGATGTGACGGTGGTGTCCAACCCCAGCGACAACGCCGACCCGGCTGCTGTTGTCTTCGATGCCATCGGAGCTGCACGATCTCGGCAGGCTGACTTGCTCCTGGTTGACACAGCTGGCCGTCTGCAGACGAAGCACAACCTGATGGAGGAGCTTCAGAAGGTGCGCAAGATCATCGATCGGCTTGCTCCGGAGTCAAAGGTTGAATCCCTCCTTGTCCTGGATGCCAGTCAGGGACAGAACGGATTGAGGCAGGCCATGGCCTTCGCCAAGGCTGCAGGGCTCACAGGCGTTGTGATCACCAAACTCGACGGCACGGCTCGCGGTGGGGTTGCGCTGGCTGTGTCGTCGGAAGCTGGATTACCGATTCGATTCATCGGTGCTGGCGAGGGCATTCGCGACTTGCGCCCGTTCAACAGTTTTGAATTTGTGGAGGCTCTTCTGGCCGGACGCTGA
- a CDS encoding PP2C family protein-serine/threonine phosphatase — translation MSSKPPRRHPSTPLRSANPTPQAMASLRQLFDSLSREQRRNQDLLVSLGFALRSFTNLHRFLELVPVVASRLLTVDGALLVPFQADGRLWRDQLQAVPADDCQELLRRLAGFEPGHAAGFGTEESQLLDMDRLVQRLFPRAGMFATSVVSRGRPRGRLYVFDLAGELVWTDVHRRHAQLVADLAGVAIENDQMLQEARRHERVDRQLSIGAEIQAQLLPDRCPVIEGVELAARCRPAFQVGGDYYDFIPTRPELMGRRRERGRWALVMGDVMGKGVPAGLLMTMLRGMLRAEVLSGLPPDRILHDLNQLAQEDLAQSHRFVTLFYSDFDPRTRLLRYANAAHNPPLLWRSERRSISRLDAAGLLIGLQPEADYSSGEVRLEPGDVLLYYTDGVTEAPGITGDRFDEARLIRSLESACRSGEGSQGILNTLFERLDRFVGSDRQLEDDASMVVLKVPEAVTLPSVSLRSTP, via the coding sequence GTGAGCAGCAAGCCACCCCGTCGACATCCGTCCACACCCCTGCGCAGCGCGAATCCAACGCCGCAGGCGATGGCATCATTGCGCCAGCTGTTCGACAGTCTCAGCCGTGAACAGCGGCGAAATCAAGACCTCTTGGTGTCCCTCGGCTTCGCCTTGAGGAGCTTCACCAACCTGCATCGCTTCCTGGAATTGGTTCCGGTGGTTGCGTCTCGGTTGCTCACGGTGGATGGAGCACTGCTTGTGCCGTTTCAGGCCGACGGCAGGCTCTGGCGGGATCAGTTGCAGGCTGTTCCCGCCGATGACTGTCAGGAGCTGCTGCGCCGACTGGCCGGTTTCGAGCCTGGTCACGCTGCTGGTTTCGGCACCGAGGAGAGTCAGCTGCTCGACATGGATCGGCTGGTTCAGCGTCTGTTTCCGAGGGCTGGCATGTTTGCCACCTCCGTTGTCTCCCGAGGACGTCCTAGAGGGCGGTTGTACGTCTTTGATCTTGCAGGGGAACTGGTCTGGACCGATGTGCATCGCCGCCATGCCCAGCTTGTGGCTGATCTGGCCGGGGTCGCGATCGAAAACGATCAGATGCTCCAGGAAGCCCGTCGCCATGAACGGGTTGATCGACAGCTGAGCATCGGTGCGGAAATTCAGGCTCAGCTTCTGCCGGACCGCTGTCCGGTGATTGAAGGGGTTGAACTGGCGGCCCGTTGCAGGCCTGCTTTTCAGGTTGGCGGCGATTACTACGACTTCATTCCAACCCGTCCGGAATTGATGGGCCGACGACGTGAGCGAGGCCGCTGGGCTCTGGTGATGGGGGATGTGATGGGCAAGGGGGTGCCAGCCGGTTTGCTGATGACGATGTTGCGCGGAATGCTGCGCGCTGAGGTGCTGAGCGGTCTCCCGCCGGATCGCATCCTCCACGACCTGAACCAGTTGGCGCAGGAGGACCTGGCTCAGTCCCATCGGTTCGTGACGTTGTTCTATTCAGATTTCGATCCGCGCACCCGGTTGCTCCGTTATGCCAATGCTGCTCACAACCCACCGCTGCTCTGGCGTTCTGAACGGCGCAGCATCAGTCGTTTGGATGCCGCCGGACTCCTGATCGGATTGCAGCCAGAAGCGGATTACAGCAGTGGCGAGGTTCGTTTGGAGCCCGGGGATGTGCTGCTTTATTACACCGACGGAGTGACCGAAGCTCCTGGAATCACAGGTGATCGATTCGATGAGGCCCGCTTGATCCGGTCGTTGGAGAGTGCCTGCCGCAGTGGTGAAGGATCCCAGGGCATTCTCAACACCCTGTTCGAGCGGTTGGATCGCTTTGTCGGTTCTGATCGTCAGCTGGAGGACGATGCCTCGATGGTGGTGCTGAAGGTGCCGGAGGCGGTCACGCTGCCGAGTGTGAGTCTGCGATCCACGCCCTGA
- the argH gene encoding argininosuccinate lyase has protein sequence MAGGVTGGSDGTWSDRFEQGLHPFIERFNASIGFDIELLQDDLDGSIAHARMLAGCGVITAVEAEQIVGGLEMIRAEAASGVFQPGLADEDVHFAVERRLIALLGPIGKKLHTGRSRNDQVGTDLRLWLRRRLDELDPDLSRLQTALWRQADRHRSTLIPGYTHLQRAQPLCLAHHLLAYIEMLQRDRDRLGDVRKRVNICPLGAAALAGTPVPIDRRRTARDLGFDAPYANSLDAVSDRDFCVEFTAAASLVMAHLSRLAEEVIVWASEEFGFVGLSDRCATGSSLMPQKKNPDVPELVRGKCGRVFGHLQSLLTMIKGLPLAYNKDFQEDKEALFDAMRTTRDCVEAMAILFEEGLTFRPKRLEQAVEQDFSNATDVADYLVAKGVPFREAYQLVGSVVRHCLERSCLLRDLSLEEWKQLHPAFEADLHDALVPRAVVAARLSEGGTAFERVDEQLSAWSARLGLGIE, from the coding sequence ATGGCTGGCGGCGTTACGGGAGGCTCAGATGGAACCTGGAGTGATCGGTTCGAGCAGGGACTTCATCCGTTCATCGAGCGCTTCAACGCATCGATCGGCTTTGACATTGAGCTGCTGCAGGACGATCTCGATGGATCAATCGCCCATGCCCGCATGCTGGCGGGCTGTGGAGTCATCACAGCTGTGGAGGCCGAGCAGATCGTCGGCGGCCTGGAGATGATCCGCGCTGAAGCGGCCAGTGGCGTTTTTCAGCCGGGCCTGGCCGATGAGGATGTCCATTTTGCTGTTGAACGCCGTTTGATCGCCTTGCTGGGTCCGATCGGTAAAAAGCTGCACACCGGTCGCAGTCGCAATGATCAGGTCGGGACCGATCTCCGTCTCTGGCTTCGTCGACGTCTCGATGAACTCGATCCTGATCTGAGCAGATTGCAGACAGCCCTGTGGCGGCAGGCGGATCGCCATCGCAGCACCTTGATTCCCGGCTACACCCACCTGCAGCGGGCCCAGCCGCTCTGCCTGGCTCACCATCTGCTGGCCTACATCGAGATGCTGCAGCGAGATCGTGATCGTCTTGGGGATGTACGCAAACGGGTGAACATCTGCCCTCTCGGTGCCGCAGCTCTGGCGGGCACGCCCGTCCCGATTGACAGACGCAGGACAGCCAGGGACCTTGGTTTTGATGCTCCTTATGCGAACAGTCTCGATGCGGTGAGCGACCGCGATTTCTGTGTTGAGTTCACAGCTGCAGCGTCCCTTGTCATGGCCCATCTCAGTCGGCTGGCTGAAGAGGTGATTGTCTGGGCGTCAGAGGAGTTCGGGTTTGTAGGGCTCAGCGATCGTTGCGCCACGGGGAGCAGCTTGATGCCCCAGAAGAAAAATCCCGATGTGCCGGAACTCGTTCGAGGAAAGTGCGGCCGGGTGTTCGGTCATCTCCAGAGCCTGCTCACGATGATCAAGGGTCTTCCTCTCGCCTACAACAAGGATTTTCAGGAAGATAAGGAAGCGTTGTTCGATGCCATGCGCACGACGCGGGACTGTGTTGAAGCGATGGCCATCCTGTTTGAGGAGGGACTGACGTTCCGGCCGAAGCGGCTGGAGCAGGCGGTGGAACAGGATTTCTCCAATGCCACAGATGTGGCTGATTACCTCGTGGCGAAGGGGGTTCCCTTTCGTGAGGCCTACCAGCTGGTTGGTTCCGTGGTTCGTCATTGCCTGGAGCGCTCTTGCCTGTTGAGGGATCTCAGCCTTGAGGAGTGGAAGCAGCTCCACCCGGCCTTCGAGGCTGATCTGCATGACGCCCTTGTCCCTCGCGCCGTTGTGGCGGCTCGTCTCAGTGAAGGGGGCACCGCTTTCGAGCGTGTGGATGAACAGCTGTCAGCCTGGTCGGCTCGACTCGGTCTCGGCATCGAATGA
- a CDS encoding RNA-binding protein: MSIFVGNLPFRAEQEDVIELFAQFGEVVNCALPLERDTGRKRGFAFIEMSDESVESAAIEALQGAELMGRPLRINKAEPRGSAPRRGGGGYGGGGSGGYGGGGGGGYGGGGGGYRGGGGGYGGGGGGYGGGGGQDGERRSGARGWEDRSYGARDNRDSSGDGGYDDGRSRRRRGSSTAGGDDYSGYGGAEG, from the coding sequence GTGAGCATTTTCGTCGGCAATCTCCCCTTCCGCGCTGAGCAGGAGGACGTGATCGAGCTATTTGCCCAGTTCGGTGAAGTTGTGAACTGTGCCCTTCCCCTTGAGCGGGACACAGGTCGCAAACGTGGTTTTGCGTTCATTGAAATGTCCGATGAGTCGGTCGAGTCGGCGGCGATTGAGGCTCTCCAGGGTGCCGAGCTGATGGGTCGTCCTCTGCGGATCAACAAGGCAGAGCCGCGGGGCAGTGCCCCCCGTCGTGGAGGCGGCGGCTACGGCGGCGGCGGCAGTGGTGGATATGGCGGCGGCGGTGGCGGTGGATATGGCGGTGGTGGTGGTGGCTACCGAGGTGGTGGCGGCGGCTACGGCGGCGGTGGCGGTGGATATGGCGGTGGAGGCGGTCAGGATGGCGAACGACGCTCAGGAGCCCGCGGCTGGGAGGATCGCAGTTACGGGGCTCGCGATAACCGCGACAGCAGTGGCGATGGGGGTTATGACGACGGACGCAGCCGCCGGCGTCGGGGCTCGTCGACCGCAGGAGGAGATGATTATTCCGGATACGGCGGCGCTGAGGGTTGA
- the dusA gene encoding tRNA dihydrouridine(20/20a) synthase DusA: protein MNSVEPHQLMSAYRFSVAPMLDCTDRHFRVLMRQISRHALLYSEMVVAQALHHSNRRHRLLDFDPIEHPIALQIGGDDPALLAEAARLATDWGYDEINLNIGCPSQKVLAGNFGACLMAEPDLVARCVEAMCAATDRPVTVKHRIGIDDLDSDALLTAFVDRVASAGASRFAIHARKAWLEGLDPKQNRTIPPLQHERVTALKHRRPHLLIELNGGLESPEDCLKALQHCDGAMVGRAAYAHPLRWQSIDAVVFGAMPRTIKASDVVKGLQSHAEVHLSRGGRLWDLCRHLVQLVEGVPGARHWRRELGLNAQRRNAGLEVLETAGQQLSDAGL, encoded by the coding sequence ATGAACTCCGTCGAGCCCCATCAGCTGATGAGCGCCTACCGCTTCAGCGTGGCGCCGATGCTCGACTGCACGGATCGCCATTTCCGCGTGCTGATGCGCCAGATCAGTCGGCATGCGCTCCTGTACTCGGAAATGGTGGTGGCCCAGGCACTGCATCACAGCAACAGAAGGCATCGACTCCTGGATTTTGATCCCATCGAACATCCCATCGCCCTGCAGATCGGTGGCGACGATCCGGCCCTGCTCGCCGAAGCAGCGCGACTTGCAACGGACTGGGGTTATGACGAGATCAACTTGAATATTGGTTGCCCAAGCCAGAAGGTTCTGGCTGGCAACTTCGGGGCCTGTCTGATGGCGGAGCCCGATCTTGTGGCCCGCTGCGTGGAAGCGATGTGCGCAGCCACTGATCGTCCCGTCACCGTGAAGCACAGGATTGGCATCGATGATCTCGACAGTGATGCCCTGCTCACGGCCTTTGTGGATCGGGTGGCTTCAGCAGGAGCAAGCCGTTTTGCCATTCACGCCCGCAAAGCCTGGCTGGAGGGACTTGATCCCAAACAGAACAGAACCATCCCACCACTGCAGCACGAGCGCGTGACAGCGTTGAAGCACCGTCGCCCTCACCTGCTGATCGAGCTCAACGGAGGCCTCGAATCGCCAGAGGACTGTCTGAAGGCATTGCAGCACTGTGACGGCGCCATGGTGGGTCGCGCTGCTTACGCCCATCCCCTGAGATGGCAGAGCATCGACGCCGTTGTCTTCGGTGCCATGCCAAGAACGATCAAGGCGTCTGATGTGGTGAAAGGTCTTCAGTCCCACGCTGAAGTGCACCTGAGCCGCGGCGGACGTCTATGGGATCTATGCCGCCATCTCGTGCAACTGGTTGAAGGGGTTCCCGGCGCCCGGCACTGGCGGAGGGAGCTGGGTCTGAACGCCCAGCGTCGGAATGCTGGGCTTGAAGTTCTGGAAACAGCTGGCCAGCAACTCAGCGACGCCGGCCTTTAA
- the msrB gene encoding peptide-methionine (R)-S-oxide reductase MsrB, giving the protein MNQIAAAFSRRTLLIAALTGPFWRLKPVLAASKAAEPDWDLSQEAWRQRLSPDAYRVLREEATERPFTSPLNNEKRHGIYHCAGCDLPLFSSQAKFDSGTGWPSFWQPLSQAVATKVDFKLIIPRTEYHCRRCGGHQGHVFNDGPRPTGKRYCNNGVALRFQPA; this is encoded by the coding sequence ATGAATCAGATCGCTGCTGCTTTTTCTCGACGAACGCTGCTCATCGCTGCTTTGACCGGTCCTTTCTGGAGACTCAAGCCTGTTTTGGCAGCATCCAAAGCAGCTGAACCTGACTGGGACCTGAGTCAGGAGGCCTGGCGTCAGCGACTGTCTCCGGATGCTTACAGGGTGTTGCGTGAGGAGGCTACGGAGCGACCGTTCACCAGTCCGCTGAACAACGAGAAGCGCCATGGGATCTATCACTGCGCTGGTTGCGATCTTCCCCTGTTCTCGTCGCAGGCCAAGTTCGACAGCGGAACGGGTTGGCCTAGCTTCTGGCAGCCTTTGTCTCAGGCCGTCGCAACGAAAGTAGATTTCAAATTGATCATCCCCCGCACGGAATATCACTGCCGGCGCTGTGGAGGCCATCAGGGCCACGTGTTCAATGACGGACCCAGACCGACGGGCAAGCGTTACTGCAACAACGGTGTTGCCCTCCGCTTCCAGCCCGCTTGA
- a CDS encoding NAD(P)/FAD-dependent oxidoreductase: MLPSASSPLDLIVVGGGPAGYMAAITAAERGVRQVLVLEGTPEPLQKVRISGGGRCNVTHACWDPRELAGHYPRGSRPLRGPFSRFACGDAVSWFDEHGLTLVEEPDGRMFPQQNRSEAVIQCLHGAARAAGVQLRTKTMVQQVCFHPDGGFLIEGRGLDPLHSRCLMLATGGHPSGRKLAEALGHQLVPPVPSLFSLTLQAPALTACSGIAIDDVGLDLKLGNQRFRQTGRVLITHRGLSGPATLRLSAFAARALHQTRYQGELTLDWSAGLGRLGVTQRLQQWRQGQARRTLSAAKPFEHLPRRLWQAFLAMAGVETERRWADLPMKAERQLVELLCAQRLSVKGRGPFGEEFVTAGGVDLGEVNLATMESRRCPGLYLAGELLDVDGVTGGFNFQACWSGGWLAGKAIAANY, encoded by the coding sequence GTGTTGCCCTCCGCTTCCAGCCCGCTTGATCTGATCGTTGTTGGCGGTGGTCCTGCCGGATATATGGCAGCGATCACCGCAGCTGAGCGGGGAGTTCGGCAGGTGCTGGTGTTGGAAGGAACGCCTGAGCCATTGCAGAAAGTGCGCATCAGCGGCGGCGGTCGCTGCAACGTGACCCACGCCTGCTGGGACCCCCGTGAACTGGCTGGCCATTACCCCCGCGGCAGCCGACCCCTGCGTGGTCCCTTCAGTCGCTTCGCCTGCGGGGATGCCGTCTCTTGGTTTGATGAGCATGGGCTCACGTTGGTGGAGGAACCCGATGGACGGATGTTTCCACAGCAGAACCGCTCCGAGGCTGTGATCCAGTGTTTGCACGGCGCAGCAAGGGCGGCGGGTGTTCAGCTGCGCACGAAGACGATGGTTCAGCAGGTGTGTTTTCATCCCGACGGTGGTTTTCTGATCGAGGGCCGCGGCCTCGATCCGTTGCATTCGCGTTGCCTGATGCTGGCCACAGGGGGCCATCCCAGCGGCCGGAAACTGGCGGAAGCCCTCGGTCACCAGCTGGTGCCGCCAGTGCCATCGCTGTTTAGTCTCACCCTGCAGGCTCCTGCCCTGACGGCCTGCAGCGGCATCGCCATCGATGATGTGGGCCTAGATCTGAAGCTGGGCAACCAGCGCTTTCGTCAGACCGGGCGGGTACTGATCACCCACCGCGGTCTGAGTGGTCCGGCCACGCTGCGCCTCTCAGCTTTTGCCGCCAGGGCCCTGCATCAAACTCGTTACCAGGGTGAACTGACGCTGGACTGGAGTGCGGGGTTGGGTCGGTTGGGGGTGACCCAGCGCTTGCAGCAGTGGCGGCAAGGGCAGGCCCGGCGAACGCTTTCAGCAGCCAAGCCCTTCGAGCATCTGCCAAGGCGGTTGTGGCAAGCCTTTCTTGCCATGGCTGGGGTGGAGACAGAGCGCCGTTGGGCTGATCTGCCGATGAAGGCGGAGCGTCAGTTGGTGGAGTTGCTTTGCGCGCAACGTTTGTCAGTCAAGGGGCGTGGGCCCTTCGGGGAGGAGTTTGTCACCGCCGGTGGTGTCGATCTGGGAGAGGTGAACCTGGCCACGATGGAAAGCCGTCGTTGTCCGGGTCTGTACCTGGCCGGTGAATTGCTGGACGTGGACGGGGTGACCGGAGGTTTCAACTTTCAGGCCTGCTGGAGTGGCGGCTGGCTGGCGGGTAAGGCAATTGCAGCGAACTATTGA